The following coding sequences lie in one Colius striatus isolate bColStr4 chromosome 14, bColStr4.1.hap1, whole genome shotgun sequence genomic window:
- the IL17C gene encoding interleukin-17C → MYSTCGWLGVLALLSTLVLCHSLRRPPHPPHGHCYSAGDLRDGESPARLLGRSLRWDHYVPVQLVPQLERLQDAPDQPRRQRRHQQRLCPALQPRAQLRSEHNERSISPWRYRIDEDENRYPRKLAFAECLCSGCVDVKTGRETSSLNSVPIHQTMMVLRRKPCPRPAAHGLVTFEVDYIRVPVGCTCVLPRTTR, encoded by the exons GGCTGGCTCGGTGTCCTGGCGCTGCTGAGCACCCTGGTGCTGTGCCACAGCCTGCGCCGCCCCCCGCACCCCCCGCACGGCCACTGCTACAGCGCGGGCGACCTGCGGGACGGCGAGAGCCCGGCTCGGCTCCTGGGCCGCAGCCTGCGCTGGGATCACTACGTGCCGGTGCAGCTGGTGCCGCAGCTGGAGCGGCTGCAGGACGCTCCGGACCAGCCCCGCCGCCAGCGCCGGCACCAGCAGCGCCTGTGCCCCGCGCTGCAGCCCCGCGCCCAGCTCCGCAGCGAGCACAACGAGCGCTCCATCTCCCCGTGGCGCTACCG CATCGATGAGGATGAGAACCGCTACCCGCGCAAGCTGGCGTTCGCCGAGTGCCTGTGCAGCGGCTGCGTGGACGTCAAGACCGGCCGCGAGACGTCGTCGCTCAACTCGGTGCCGATCCACCAGACCATGATGGTGCTGCGCCGCAAGCCctgcccgcgccccgccgcaCACGGGCTCGTCACCTTCGAGGTGGATTACATCAGGGTGCCGGTGGGCTGCACCTGCGTCCTGCCCCGCACCACCCGCTGa
- the LOC133626667 gene encoding cytochrome b-245 light chain produces MGQIEWAMWANEQALAAGLIMLTGGIVAVAGQFKGWYFAAYAIVAGVLVCLLEYPRSKRIKGSTMERCGQKYLTAVVKLFGPLTRNYYIRAVLHAALAVPAGFLLSTILGTVCLAIASGIYLLAAVRGEEWRPIEQKPRERPHMGDTIKQPPSNPPPRPPAEARRKQPPEAGGQVNPIPVEAE; encoded by the exons ATGGGGCAGATCGAATGGGCCATGTGGGCTAACGAACAGGCGCTGGCCGCCGGGCTCA tcATGCTGACGGGCGGCATCGTGGCCGTGGCCGGGCAGTTCAAGGGATGGTACTTTGCAGCCTACGCCAT CGTGGCAGGTGTCTTGGTGTGTCTGCTCGAGTACCCCAGGAGCAAGAGGATAAAGGGCTCCACCATGGAGAGGTG CGGCCAGAAGTACCTGACAGCAGTGGTGAAGCTGTTTGGGCCCCTCACCAGGAATTACTACATCCGTGCCGTGCTGCACGCCGC CCTGGCTGTCCCTGCTGGTTTCCTCCTCTCCACCATCCTGGGCACAGTGTGCCTGGCCATCGCCAGCGGCATCTACCTGCTG GCAGCAGTGCGGGGGGAGGAGTGGAGACCCATCGAGCAGAAGCCCCGGGAGAGGCCTCACATGGGGGACACCATCAAGCAGCCCCCCAGCAaccccccgccccggccccccgCCGAGGCCCGCAGGAAGCAGCCGCCAGAGGCGGGGGGACAGGTCAACCCCATCCCTGTCGAGGCTGAGTAA